The Panicum hallii strain FIL2 chromosome 5, PHallii_v3.1, whole genome shotgun sequence genome contains the following window.
TCCCATCGAAATTCACGGCCGCATCAAGGCCGGCCCTCCCCGGCTCCCGGCGACGACCAATTCTCCCCCTGGTATGGCATCTCTGACTCGCTGCACCCAATTGCTGTTCATCGTTTCTTTCAAGTACTCCCGGCTAGTCGGCGGTCTTATTGGCTTAAGGTTCGAGGTCGGCTTCTTGGCCGGCTGATTCCGCGATGCTGAGTTCCCGGGCGAGTTCTTGCCTCTAGGATTGTTGGTTGGTGTTTCTTGGGTTAAGTGATTTCCGTGAGCTAACCGAGCAACCGTGATGAGTTTGTTAGGTGTGTCGCCGTGAGTTGTTTGATCACTCTGAATCTAACATGAAGGTGCAACTACTGTTGGCCATGGGTGGCCACATGATGGAGCACCCTAAGTATTGCAGAGACTGAATTTCCCCTGTTAGCGGTATGTAGAGTTGGAAATTCTGTGAAAGGATGCTTAGgcatcgaattgtgatattccTTCTACTGATTTCGTAGATAGGTAGATCGTGGGTGTGCTTTTCTTTTCACTCTATGCTCGCTTGCAAAGGAGATTTGTGTTTCTGAACACATGTAGAACTGCCAAGCAGGAAAGGCGGTTCTCCTGATATGTTTGAATGGGGGGAGGGTAGTTATGTAACTATTGAAGGCACATACAGCATATTTAtgcaatgtcttgatggtactTTGCAGAAGTAGATTAGCTTTCTGATGCGGTTTTATGGTTCATAATTAGTGGAGCTGTACAGAACCACCGTACACCAATTACTTTTCAATATAGCTGAACTGCATCAATGATTGTTTTGGGGGTACAATTTACGTTACTCCATCTATTCCTTGCTGTCGAAAAATGGGGATCTTTCATTTGTCCTGTGCATGCTTGGACATACATGCTGCACAATACGACATAGATGGTTGTGCGGCATTTGAGTAGTAGAATTTGATTTGGATAATTGGATGTGGGGTGATGACTTGTGCAATAATTGTTGTATCTGATGGAGTGTCGCGACTCATGCAGATGCCCTAAAGGCGTCAATTGGGTTGAGAGCTGATAGTTTGGTAGCCGTCAGCCGAGTGGTTGAGTTGTGTATTCTGGGTGGTTGCTTCCATATGGTCTTCCCAATTGTAGCTAGGATTTAGTTGGCTGCAAGCTGTTGGACCAGCGCAATAACTGCTGTATTTTTCTAGGGTAATAACTGCCATGTTGGATGGCATTTCTAAAGTCACACGGATACACTAAAGCTACTAATCATCTCGAGAGTTGAGATTCGATGGAAAAGTGGAAATCTGTCGCTACTCGCTAGATGCTCAGCCATACAGCCATGTGTCTGCGATTGTGTAGCTTCATGCAGAGTCACGGAGAAGATGAGATAATAGAAGGTCTGGGTTTGTGTATGTGAATCCTGTGTTTTCCCGCTGATATGCATAAAGTTCATGTCATGTCCTGTAATGGTAGATTTTTGCTGGCCAAGATTGGCGGTCACCTTGCAATATTGCAAAGCTTCTGACGGAACTGAAATTAAGTGATACCGTTTCTTGAATAGCAACAGCATGCTTACAGCTGATCAGTAATGTTGGCCATTATTGGTGGTCACCTTGCAATATTGCTAAGCTTCTGATGGAACTGAAATTAAGTGATAGCTTTTCTTTCAAGTAAATTGTGCTAACTCTGAAGTCTTGAATAGCAACAGCATGCTTACATCTGATCAGTAATGTTGATTTTTTTGCAGTTGTCGTTTCTCCTACCCTTCATGATGTTTAGATAATCAGCGGTGCTGGGTTTTAGCCCTGTTTTGAAATTTTAAGTTCTGCTAAGGATTCAGTCTTAGCCGTGAAAGATGAATGGCTCAAATGgttcccaagagcatcatgtcagtggagaggaggagggagtgCATCATGTTAGCCGGCCCATTCTGAACCATGGACCAAAGCACCGTCCATTGACCCCCATGAGGCGTTGCCGTGGTGTAGCATGTGTAGCGATTATACTGTCAACAGCATTCTTATTGATAGTCTACTTGGCCCCTATTACTACTTTTGTTGTGCGGCTGTTCAGCGTGCATTACAGCCGAAAGGCGACTTCCATTCTGTTTGGAATTTGGTTATCTTTATGGCCATTCTTGTTCGAGAAGATAAACAAAACCAAGGTTGTCTTCTCTGGTGAAAACGTGACTCCAAAAAGGCGTGTATTGTTATTTGCTAACCACAGGACTGAAGTTGACTGGATGTACTTGTGGGATCTTGCACTGAGGAAAGGCTATTTAGGATATATCAAGTACATACTTAAGAGCAGCTTGATGAAGTTACCTATTTTTAGCTGGGCATTTCACATTTTTGAGTTTATCCCGGTAGAACGGAAATGGGAGATTGATGAAGCAATTATCCAGAACAAATTATCAAAATTTAAGAACCCCAGAGATCCTATCTGGTTGGCGGTTTTTCCTGAAGGCACAGATTATACGTAAGGCATAATTATCTTTGAAATTAATTGTTTGCATATTTGTCATGTAATCCACATGCATGACTGAATATATACTTAATCACATATATTCAATGTCTTAAATTTCCGTAGTTACTGATTACCAAATCAAACATTATATGTGGTCATCCATTTCTACATTGCTTCTATGTGTTGCTTGTCATTTTATTGAATGTGCATGATTCTTCCTCTTTTCCTATATTTGGTTGCTGATTTCTCATTCTATCTTAGTGAGAAGAAATGCATCAAGAGCCAAGAGTACGCTTCAGAGCATGGTTTGCCTAAGCTAGAACATGTCCTCCTACCAAAGACAAAGGGGTTCATTTGTTGCTTGCAACAGCTGAGGAGTTCCTTAGATGCAGGTGAACACCATGTTCCCCCCTTCTTCTCGTTCCATGCATGCATGATACATTTGCTGCATGATGTGTGTTACTGTCACTAGAtttcttcttttttcctttAGCAGCAGAGTATTTATCAACTAATAGCTATAAACCTACATTAGAAAGTTCATCTCTTGAGTTTCAGAAGTTGTATACTTGTATCCATTATATGAGATCTTAATTCTTAAAAATTCTCTGTCAAATTGTTATGCTTTGAGTATGTTATAAGCATTCTTAGAACCCATAGAGGTTCTGAAAAAGATCACATGTGGTGTTAATTGTGAAAAATTTATATTCACACTGTGCTATTGTTATGGTTTTGTCTTGAGTAGAAATTACATGGGTTTCAGCTCCTGACATAGAATGAAATACATTCTTTACTATTATAGCCATCTAATTATAATTTTGAGTTAATGAAACGGGCGTATTTTGCTTCCAAAGTGAAGTAAACAAGTCAGGTGTTGTACAGTGTTTGTGTGATCCAGTTATTAGTATCTGATCCAGTATGTATGTACTATCATTTCCAAAATATCTCATCATTGTTACTGATAGGACCAATATACTTGAATTCCCTAACCTGAATCATAACTGCAATTTCAACTGCATAGCTACTTTGTAGTTTCCGAAGTGGTTCTTTTCCATTTCTGCAATGTGTTTTGGCTAAATTTTACTCTTGTTTATATTTGACTCCTGAGTCTTGACATGCCGTTCTTGCAGTTTATGATGTCACAATCGCATACAAGCATCGACTGCCAGATTTTCTGGACAATGTATATGGCGTTGATCCCTCTGAAGTCCACATCCACATCAAGACGGTTCAGCTCTCTGACATCCCCACATCAGAGGACGAAATAACTGAATGGATGATAGAGAGGTTCAGGCAGAAGGACCAGCTCCTGTCAGATTTTGTCGCGAAGGGCCACTTCCCTGACGAAGGAACTGAAGGAGATCTATCCACGCCGAAGTGCCTAGCAAACTTTTTCACCATAGTCGGCTTGACGGGCATCTGCCTGTACCTAACTCTTTGCTCGTCTGTGTGGTTCAAGGTATATGTCGTAGCAAGCTGCGCTTACCTCTCCTTTGTTACCTATTACTCCATACTACCACCACAACTGGTAGGTTCGCCGGAGGGTGCCAAAAAGGCTGTGTAGAAGATGATGTAGCTTGTGACTGAAAAGTATATCCGCCAAAGATGTTTACTGCTGGAAGTCATGGCGTGTGCCATCTTAAGATTTCCCTTCTGCTGTAGAGCGATGATATGTGTATGGAGAAATTTTATAGCGGTTCATAGGAGGGCTATTATCTGAAGGCGGTGAAACGTGCTGTGAGCTAACATGATACAGGACGGAGCTCATTTGCATCCGTAGTTCCATTATATGTCTTGACTGGAAATGCGATGAGCTGATCTTTTCTGTGCTTAACCACTGGACCGCTAGTTCCCGATGACGGGCTGGAGGTGTAGAGCTCCGTGCAAATTGATCAACGCATTCCTTTTCTTAACTCATCACATACACGGATTGAACGCCGTTGTGGCGGGCGGTTTTCTGTTGCTCTGTTGATGTCTGATACAGATTTATAGAATTAACTCAAACGCTGTCCAACAAAGTCGTTGTAGTATAGTGGTGAGTATTCCCGCCTGTCACGCGGGTGACCCGGGTTCGATCCCCGGCAACGGCGAGTTTTTTCTGCTTCTACTTTTTTGTTAGACCCAAACCAAAATGGATTTGATACGCTTCTGTTTTTCCATGTACGCCTATGACAGTTCGCAGTCCAGAAGTCAAAACACGTTGCTGTCTCAATTCAAGGCACAGAAATCAATTGTGAAGGTTACATGTCAGTCGCTTCCATCCTTTTTGAAAACAACATGTGAGGTACATGTAAATTCGGGAGAAATTTTTGTTTGAAAGAGACGTTTTCCTTCAAGAAAATccttgcaaaaaaaaaactgaTTCCCTCTGCCTTTCCAACCATCATCGTTCAGCTTTTCCAACCGTGTAATTTAGTGAAATCCACACTCCACCTGTTTCGCCTGTCCCCTCTCACCCTCGGTTAACTCCACAGCTTTCCATCAAACGCGGATGCAGAGCACAGTGCTGGCCTCTAATCACGAAGCTAATCAAAACCCCCGCTGCAGTTTATGGTTGGCTCGCGTAACTCTGAACCATCCCCGTACGCCTCAACCTGGCGATACCAGTGGCCAGCCAGGTCACCGTGCACGGCACGCGAGCTGCCCGGCGGTTTGGACTGATCACCGGATGACATGGAAGGGTGAAGAGGAAGCACATGGCGTTAAGCAATGAGCACAGAGCACCCCCCATGGCCTCCTAGCTCACAGCTGAGATGTGAGCTGGGAGCTCAAGCGTGAGCCCTCGAGCTCGCCGCATCTAATTTTATCGCCCAATCCTAGTTCCATTCCAACGTGGGATTGCCATAACCAACAGAGCGGTGATGAgcagccgcgcgcgcgccgaaACCAACGCATCCGCCCGTCGCCTTCGTTCCCGTAACATCCAGCACGTCGCCACGCGAGCCCGTCACGCCCCTGCACATCGATCGCCTCGTCGTGCCCGCGCCCGTCCGcgcttcctcctgctcctgcgtGCGCGCCGCCACTCGCTCGTCAAAGCGCCAAAACCTCCCCCAGCACACGCCTCGCCGCTAGGCCAGGGGAGGCAGGGCATGGAGGGCCGCGCCACGGCCAGTGTCCGCGTGGACGGCGCGCCGGCGGAGGCGACGCTCTGCGGCGGGGAGCTGCggtggcgccgcggcggcgcggcgggggagcGGGCGCTGTCGCTGGAGCGCGAGGTGCTCGGGGTCGAGGCGAGGGGGAAGGAGGTCGTCGTGAGGGCCTTcgtggcggcgggcgcggccagGGCGAGGTCGTGCGCGTCCGGCGCGGGCACGGGAGGGAAGGGAGCCGGGAGGCGGTGCAGGCGGGACTTCGTGCTCGAGATGACCGACGGcgagggcgccgccgcggcgtggGGCGAGAGGCTGGCACGCTGCCTCGACTCGTTCGGTGCGCGTGCCTCTGTCCTCAGGCTCGACGGGAGACTACTCCCCATGTTTAGATTCTCACCAACTGCTCAGTCTGATTAATGAAGGATCAAGACCAGTTAATCATGTCTGTGCTGAAAATCTCACCCACAGGCGGGCCGAAGAGATTGTTCGTCCTCGTCAACCCCTTCGGCGGCAGGAAATGCGCGAAGAAGATCTACGACATGGAGATCAAGCCTCTGTTTGAAGCTGCTGGCGTGAGCATCACAGTGCAAGGTTCAGCATGCAAATGTGGATGGCTTTCCATGAATTTTACCTAGTTTTTTTCTCAAGGTTTTTGCGGTTATATCGATCCGTTTTGTTGGCGATCTGTTTCAGAGACCGAGTACCAGGGACATGCCCGGGAGGTGGCGTCTTCCCTCGACCTTGGAAAGTACGACGGCATTGTCTGCGTTAGCGGCGACGGTGTCCTCCTGGAGGTTAGTGGCACACCACCAATGTTACAGCAGCTTGTGCTCTGTAACGTGTGTTTGGCATGGCGAGGCTTCAGAGTAGAGCGCTGACTTCGCGTTTGTCGATCCTGATTAGTTAATGCAAGTTTACTTCAATCCGATGAATCTTAAATTTTATGGAGCTCATGTATAGTGCGGTTGTTTAAGCAAATTTTAATGGTAAAAAGTCCGGTTTATACTCTCGAACCATCGTAAAAGTCCGGTTTACATTCTCAAACTACAAAATCAGGTAACGGGCCATAAGTATCCAACTATCGAAACCGGACAAATTTAGCCTTTTAGATGttttttatttaaaaaataaaaaaaatctaattagataaaaaaatcaaaactaattcattttaaattagaaaaaaatatgaaactagtatcaaattttttctaaaaatataacctatctattattgctctatCTGAATCTTATTTATTAAAAAAAAGATAGGCATAACTATAAgcaaccaaatactatgaaTATGAAAAATCTGAATAACTGACGAGTAGAGTgtcaatagataggttacattttaaGAATTTTTTATACCTATTTCTTTTTttaatttaaaatgaattagttataaattttttagtttaaatttgaatatttttaatttttataacATAAAAAATTACCTTTGAAACCACCCAAAGGGCCAAATTTACCCGGTTTCGACAGTTGAATGGCCTATGTTATCCGGTTTTGTATTTAAAGGTTGAAAATCAAACTTTTATGATAGTTTGAGAGTGTAATTCTAATTTTAAAACCATGCTTACTAGTTGTTCCAATGTCAACGTTGTTTGCCCTTGACGTGATAACCCTTCCTTACAAATGCCTTCCGGAGACTGCCTGAAGTAGTATGTTATCTGAAAGTGTACTGTACTAACACTGTGCATGGCATCAGCATGTTTTGCTGTGGTCATAGCTTGTGATACTGGTTCCGGACTTTAGTCCCTGGAACTCTAAAAACCATCTGGTTCCAGTCATTCTTACTGTTAACATCTGCAAGGAAACGTGAAACCTGTTGCAACTTGCGAATCAGGTTCAGATTTGTTCTCATGCTGTGATTTCTGACATAGGTAGTGAATGGAATTCTTCAGCGAACAGATTGGGAGGAGGCGATAAAGATGCCAATTGGGGTAGTTCCAGCAGGTACGAACAATGTAAACTAAAACACTAGCACATGAAAATTCTGAAAACAACCAAACAGGCTTGGTCTTGTCGTGTGTGCAGGTACAGGAAATGGCATGGCTAAATCACTTCTGCATGCTGCCAGTGAGACGTGCTCGGTTTCAAATGCTGTATTTGCCATTATCAAAGGTCATCTCTCTATTCCTCTCTTTATCAGGCACAAAACTAGAGTCATGGGGATTTACTGTGGAGAATCTTATGGAACACAAACTTCTCGTTATGCACAGGTCACAAGCAGTCCTTGGATGTGTGTACCATTTTGCAAGGGGAGAAGAAATTTTTTAGTGTCTTGTTAATGACTTGGGGCATGTAACAAACTTTATAAAGCAGTGTCAAATTTCTAAGGAACTTTTCCGGTAGCTATCTGATTAACTTTTCAgaaaaaaacaaaaatcatCATAGGTTTAGTGGCTGACATAGATATTGAGTCTGAGAAATACAGGGAAGTGCACCCTTCGACTTCTATGTATGTACTGAACCATTCCCATTTCTTGGCAGTTCTTTCGTCTATCATCTCTGAAAGATCTAGGCCTTGCTTATTGTCCATCCTTTTCATGAATTCATATCCAACTCCTTGCTGACATCATTTAGACTTGTCAATTATGACAAGTAATGACATGGCTGGGACCTATAGGATCACTTCTATCTTCAGGAAGTACCttctggttttcttttctttGATGTTTGGGTCTTGATGCCTGAAGTTCGTAACAAGCTCTAGCCTTGTTTCAGGCTGTGGTTCGCATTATGAACTTGCGAAAGTACTGCGGAAGTATTCAGTTCGTGCCTGCCCCAGGCTACGAGTCATATGGAGAACCTGTCAAGCAAGTCGAGAATTCCATCGTAGAGTCTCTGGAGCAAAATGGAAAATCCCACCCGTTTTCTTATCCAGGTCCTTCACTTGAGTTTCAAGCTTCAGACTGGAGATTTGCTGATGGTCCATTTGTTGCAGTTTGGATAAACAACGTGGCATGGGCTGCCGAGGATATCATGGCAGCTCCTGAAGCAAAGGTAACCGAATAGTATGCTCTAGCAATAGTAATACTTTATCAAGGGCACCCTTTTCTTTTTGTATTTTGAAATCTGTGTTTCTGCATGATTGGTACAAAGATTATTATGCGTCATCTATTTGAGTGTTCAGTGCTTCAATCCCATATGCTTTTGGAGGGGTGCTTTTATCAGTCTTGAATCTAGTACATTTGACTCAAGGAAGCTGAATGTTGTGATTGTGTTGCAGTTCTCACATGGCTGTATGGATGCAATCATACTCAGAGATTGTCCAAAGGCTGATCTTTTAGCTCTACTGATGAAGATGAGCGATGGGAGCTATGTCAAAACAACATATGTTACATATCTCAAGGTTAGTTTCTCTCATCCACTAACATTTGGATATTGCAACATACAGTGACGTTTTCCCAAAGTTTTAAAAAAATAGCATAGTAGGCTATATTTTAACTGAATATTGTAAGACTGATGGAATAATAAAAGGCACTTCAATTTAGGTCTTGTTGCGAGTGCAGGATGATTAATTTATCACAATTCTGGTCTTTCATCTTTTCTCAATTCAATAGTTCATCAGTAACAAGGAAACAACACCCCCTTACTGTGACTTTTGCAGGTGAGATCTTTTAAATTATCTCCAGGCCAGCTTGTTGAGAACCCAAAAAGGGATGGAATTATAGACGTGGACGGTGAGGTAATTGCTAGAGGAGAAGGAACGTACGGAAAAGGCCCTCAAGATGTGATGGCTTATGGCCCTCCTATTCAGCTGACAGTGCACCAAGCATTGGCTACCATATATTGCCCTAACAAAATTCGGTGAAAAGATTGGCGTTGACAAAAGACAAATTGCCTACAAATTTGCCAAGTTTTAGAAGAAAAATGCTCAAGTAGAAGACAACAAGAAAGGGATCTTACAATTGTTTCCCAGCGAACCAGACAACAAGAAAGGGATCTTACAATTGTTTCCCAGCGAACCAGTGAAAGTCAAACCTAAAAAAGTTGACTTTCGCTCAGACAGCTTGTCTCATGTAGGTTAGACCAAATACCCTCAAATGACTCTTCCTTTCTGACCTTTCTCCTATCTTCTAAGGTTAATGTGTCCATGTCAATTGCTTTTATTGCTGTTTTATAATTTTATAACTTATTCTTTGTGAGTTGTAACCAACAAACCAGTGTAGATAGTACGGTCATATATCGTCATAATTATTTCTTGTGGGAATGATAATGAATTGATCGATGATGAAAAGATCATGACACGTTAAAGCATATCTGTACAGCTCTTGAACATTTTGTTCAACCTCGTCGTTGGACAATAGATCCAGAAAGTAGGCACATGATAATTCCTTCAGAATTTGATCCGGTGCTTGAGAGTTGCTTAAGAGGGGTTTATTGAGAGGCGACTGGATGCATTTTTAGGCGACCACAGTTTGAGTCAGGCCCCCGGAATCGGAGGCCTAACTCCGGCACCTTACAGAGTATCGCAAACGCTAAGAGTATCGCCGACCCTAATGGTGATATTAAAGGTTTACTACCAGTTAATAAGAACTATCATGTGCATGAAGTGCTCACTACTCCCAACAGCACAAACCAGGCAACCACATTGTTGGAAGTCAAAACAAGAACGGGCATAGCACATTCCGTTACTCTATACATCGCAAAGTTTCATCAGATTAAAGGATCAAGGCCTCCAGATTTTTTATCCAAAAGAAATTTCAAAATTCAGGTATGAAAGATTGTATAATTGGGTAGAATAATCTCTAACCCTTGCAAGACACACTGGTACATATATATAGGGGGGACTCTTGCCTAGTCATACACGGTATGAATATATCATTGAACAAGCCAACAAGGTACATATTTTCCGATAACTGTATAGAGCTTAAGACTTCAGAAGTACACCACTGCAAAGAGCACACGAGAGATAGCAGTTACAACCGTATATCCTTCCAGCGGATATGGGCAATCTTTGGCCAGCTTTCTCCATCAGGTGCTCGGCAGCTCTCCATCAAGAGCTTACAACCGGATATCCCTATGTGCTGGAGGGAGCATGGCAGATCTGGTAACGATGATATGTCGGGGCACAACCAGATGTTCAGTCTCTTCAAACTCGACAGGCAATTCAGATTTCTTGGCAGGGATTTCATGTCGCATGCATCCAACGATAGCTCCTCGACAGACGAGAACTTCGCAGATTCTTCAAAATCAAAGGATTGGTCCTTCCAGTATTGTAGACTGAGATCCGCCGGGACTGTAAAACTTTCGGACGAGAGCATATGGCTGAGCAATACAGAGCTGCCAATAGTGAGAGCCCTTTGGACACGAAACTGCGAAACGCACTCAGCAGTGA
Protein-coding sequences here:
- the LOC112894201 gene encoding probable 1-acyl-sn-glycerol-3-phosphate acyltransferase 5 isoform X2, translated to MASPSVATRGRPPRDHDHARGARCAPAPQPESGLPPTCRLQPLRATASGCLQWTDDYSACVVGRRCIKLRVPRGRGSGLPLVPIAWCDPGSPRAPLSPSAALRGGPSRSHRNSRPHQGRPSPAPGDDQFSPCEKKCIKSQEYASEHGLPKLEHVLLPKTKGFICCLQQLRSSLDAVYDVTIAYKHRLPDFLDNVYGVDPSEVHIHIKTVQLSDIPTSEDEITEWMIERFRQKDQLLSDFVAKGHFPDEGTEGDLSTPKCLANFFTIVGLTGICLYLTLCSSVWFKVYVVASCAYLSFVTYYSILPPQLVGSPEGAKKAV
- the LOC112894201 gene encoding probable 1-acyl-sn-glycerol-3-phosphate acyltransferase 5 isoform X1, coding for MNGSNGSQEHHVSGEEEGVHHVSRPILNHGPKHRPLTPMRRCRGVACVAIILSTAFLLIVYLAPITTFVVRLFSVHYSRKATSILFGIWLSLWPFLFEKINKTKVVFSGENVTPKRRVLLFANHRTEVDWMYLWDLALRKGYLGYIKYILKSSLMKLPIFSWAFHIFEFIPVERKWEIDEAIIQNKLSKFKNPRDPIWLAVFPEGTDYTEKKCIKSQEYASEHGLPKLEHVLLPKTKGFICCLQQLRSSLDAVYDVTIAYKHRLPDFLDNVYGVDPSEVHIHIKTVQLSDIPTSEDEITEWMIERFRQKDQLLSDFVAKGHFPDEGTEGDLSTPKCLANFFTIVGLTGICLYLTLCSSVWFKVYVVASCAYLSFVTYYSILPPQLVGSPEGAKKAV